The Lolium rigidum isolate FL_2022 chromosome 1, APGP_CSIRO_Lrig_0.1, whole genome shotgun sequence region GGAGCCTACCCTTACCTACCTGTACACGAGACGAGATCCGGGGTTCCcctaccctcccgccgccggagcggccgccggagggcAGGGGAACCAGCGAGCCGCCGCCGGTGAGGTGGAGAGGACGGGCAATTTCACAAATCGCTTCTCCTATACTGTAGCGGGGGAGAAGGAGGAGTCCAAGTTCTCTTTTGTGACTGAGGATGTCCTTTATAGGATCTCCGTTTATAGGTATCTGTATATGCATACTTATTTTCTGACAAGACATAGATGCATATATGTACTGCATATACGACTTGAAATATTTTCCTTTCTAGCTATATAGGATCCATGTATATGGAATCTGCCACCCTTTTGAGCGCTTGTGGGGCAGTGTACGCGTCGTGATCCTTGTACAGAAAGTTCAGCATGCGTGTCGCATCCACCACCGCCTCAAGGAGCGGCGCCGCCGGTTGCCCGGCCGGCGGCCTCAGGCGCTCCTCGGTGATGTCCATCCACGAGTCCTCTATGAGCTCCCAGAGCTTGTGGTACGCGTCTTCCTTGGAGGTGTAGTTGTTCTCCTTCATGCATGCTTCCACCGTCGACATGCCTTGCTGCTGCCCGGAGTACTGCTCCCGCTCTCGCTGATTCAATTAAGACGAAAACGGCCCACGGTTAACAAAGGAGCATCTCTGGGACGGCCCACGGTTAACAAAGGATACATCTGCAACGGCACCATATTATTATTGTACATACGAACAAAATCTCACATACAGGCTACATACATACACCTTCCAATTGTAAATAAGTTTGTTAATTACCTGGTGAAACATTGCATCCCTGCTTTCTTAGCAAATAAAACCGCAGAGCCGTCGTGTGAAGATCGTTGGCTTCATCACCGGCCTCATGAATCCCACACAGAAAATCAtcaatctccttcttgtagtGATAGTCCAAACCAAGCCGCTGCAGCGTATCCACAAGCTCAAGCTTCACAGACAGATCAGCAGAACCTGAATCTAGTATCATCGTCCTTAGCTCTTCTTTCATTACTTGAGCCTTGTTCTTCATGGACTGGCACTGCCAGAGCATGTACAGATTAGTATTACTATTCACTTAATTATAATTTCACAAACTCTCAAAGTCGCAATACATGTTGGTATAAACACATTTACACTTGcacgttttttttttcctttcagaTTACGCTTTGACAATCCATTTTGTATGAAAATATAAATAGTAGGGACTAGCGGTCATCTGATCTAGAATTACCTTAACTGTTGGTCGGTTCCAAAACTGCTTGAAAAAAACTCATGCAAAATTATTTCATACCACGTGATTATTTTTGCTCAGTTGAATTGTACCCCACATGCAACTAGCAAA contains the following coding sequences:
- the LOC124683160 gene encoding (E)-beta-caryophyllene synthase-like; the encoded protein is MKPTVHVGRLPPQAITCNRSFIRERGVGGQALSSSPAMAASTETCRRPHPAVMDNNLRSHRLHQPTAWGAFFLGFRPCTPTQCQSMKNKAQVMKEELRTMILDSGSADLSVKLELVDTLQRLGLDYHYKKEIDDFLCGIHEAGDEANDLHTTALRFYLLRKQGCNVSPDVSFVNRGPSQRCSFVNRGPFSS